GCAGAGGCCTCCAAGCGGAGTGAAAACGAAGCGCGGAAGAAAAAAAGTACGCCATTTACTTGCATATAAGTGTCTACTTTATTGACAGAAGTCCATTATGCGCCAGCAGGCAATTCTCTAACCAATTTGGGCGTAACCAGCCGACCCGCCACGACATAAACCGACAAAAACCGGGGCGTGACACCAGGCACTTTCTAGAACCGTCGTCTGATTACACACCCACACAAAAAAGCCAGGCACAATCCCTCCTGTGCCCGGCTAACATTCAACTATTTATCTTATATATTCATTGCTGACAAGCACATCCTGTATGGCGTCCGTTGGGATGATGAACTCAGGAACACCCATATACCCCGGCGCTACATCATATTTATTGAAGGAAATCACAAGTTTATTGTCACCATTGATATAGAAGTTTTGTTCTTTCTTGATTTTCTTGAATTCCATGCCTGGCATGACTTCTTCTCCACCAGGGTAGTTGACCCAATAAATCTTCCCATCTTCCGGTTTTTTCATTTGTTCGATCATTTGCTCCTTGATATTGGCTGTGATGACATCCACATACGAGTCATCCTTAAAAAGACTCGGCAATGTGATCAAGAGCTGTTTTTGCTTATCGATCGTATCAAATGTAAATGTGGTTGAGGACGAGCCGGCTGTGTTGACGACGTATCTGCCAATGGACAGGATTTTTTTGTTGTCAGTTTTGACCTCGTACCCGGTATCGAGTCCCATATGACCTTCCATTCCTGCTTCCTTCATTTCCTTGATGTCCTTTTGGAACTCTTCATAAAGCTTTTTATTTTCTTCTAGGTATTTCTTATTCAAGCCTTCTTCTAATTTTTTGTTCTTCAAGTTTTTGATCGCAGGTGTTTTTAAATCTGCCTGAAAATGTTCATAGTTGATTTTGTACTCCACCGAGGTAATCAGTTTTACTAATGAACCGACGATTGGTACATCTGAGAGGGTATGTGCGAAAGCAGAGTTTGTTAATACAGCAGAGCAAAAAATAATTGCTGCAGCTGCCGACCCGCCGATCCATTTCAGGGGCGTCCGTTTTTTTCGCTTCCGGCTTTGTTTGATGGCATTATCTACAACCATATCCAGTTCATCCGGGATGGGAATGTTTTTATATTCTTCACGCATTTTTTCTAGTTTATGGCCCATATTATTGAACCTCCTCGAGCTCTTCATCCGATAATTGCTCCTTCAATAATCGAAGGGCCTTGTATAAGCGGGTTTTCACCGTACTGATTTTCTCGTTCAAAACGGCTGAAATCTCTTCTATTTTCATATCTTCGAAAAAGCGTAAAATCACAATCACTCTGTATTTATTAGGAAGTTCTTCCATCGCTTTTTCCAAATCTAAATTGGCATATTGATCTTCCGTCCCGGGCGAAATCATTTCCATCGTTTCATCATCGACCAGCTGGATTCGTTTATTCTTCCTTAAAAAGTCGAGGGAAGTATTGACCACAATCCTGAAAAACCAGCTTTTGATCACAGTTTCATTTTTCAGGGCGGAAACGGAAGTAAAGGACTTCCGTATAGACTCTTGTACGATATCAAGGGCGTCCTGCTGATTTTTCACATAGCTGAAAGCGAGGCGGTATACACTCTCCTTATTTTCCTGTATGCAATCGATCAGCAGCTGCTCTAACTTTTTGCTGCTCATAACATGTCATGACTCCTTATTTCTATAGATTGTATCGGTTCCGACGTATGTAAGACGTGGCGGGAATCATAAAAAGTTTTAACGAATATT
This Falsibacillus pallidus DNA region includes the following protein-coding sequences:
- a CDS encoding anti-sigma-V factor rsiV encodes the protein MGHKLEKMREEYKNIPIPDELDMVVDNAIKQSRKRKKRTPLKWIGGSAAAAIIFCSAVLTNSAFAHTLSDVPIVGSLVKLITSVEYKINYEHFQADLKTPAIKNLKNKKLEEGLNKKYLEENKKLYEEFQKDIKEMKEAGMEGHMGLDTGYEVKTDNKKILSIGRYVVNTAGSSSTTFTFDTIDKQKQLLITLPSLFKDDSYVDVITANIKEQMIEQMKKPEDGKIYWVNYPGGEEVMPGMEFKKIKKEQNFYINGDNKLVISFNKYDVAPGYMGVPEFIIPTDAIQDVLVSNEYIR
- a CDS encoding RNA polymerase sigma factor, encoding MSSKKLEQLLIDCIQENKESVYRLAFSYVKNQQDALDIVQESIRKSFTSVSALKNETVIKSWFFRIVVNTSLDFLRKNKRIQLVDDETMEMISPGTEDQYANLDLEKAMEELPNKYRVIVILRFFEDMKIEEISAVLNEKISTVKTRLYKALRLLKEQLSDEELEEVQ